In a single window of the Coregonus clupeaformis isolate EN_2021a chromosome 10, ASM2061545v1, whole genome shotgun sequence genome:
- the LOC121575426 gene encoding ubiquitin carboxyl-terminal hydrolase 48 isoform X2, with amino-acid sequence MAPRVQLEKAAWRWVESVRPEDIQREHIEIAYRICVPACKRGACRRNCKGNPNCLVGIGEHAWLGEIDENTFHNIDDPNSERRDKNTFVGLTNLGATCYVNTFLQVWFHNLELRRTLYLCQNARAEEHNMDSDYEPRSICEHLQYLFALLQNSNRRYIDPSGLVKALGLDTGQQQDAQEFSKLFLSLLEDTLSKQKNPNLQNVIQQQFCGQMSYFTVCNQCGRASPLPSRFYELELNIQGHKNLTECVTEFLKEEKLDGDNRYFCESCQSKQNATRRIKLHSLPRVLNLQLMRFVFDRQTGHKKKLNTFISFPEQLDMGPFLEEKDEKCVYELSAVLIHRGVSAYSGHYIAHVRDARTSDWYKFNDEEIEKMEGKKLQLGLEEDIAETVKSQTRKPKCSKGYHCSRNAYMLVYKSQGEEDTDPMETNVEVPGFLERLVDRDNRKFEEWCLEMADMRKQSVDKGKAKHEEVKELYELLPAEDGQEYEFVPLEWLKKWLDDSTVTKEIDNGNFLCSHGKLHPDKVGEAKRISVNAAELLFNKYGGGPRLDGSTLCEECVGQRCRVLRLKNQLAEDYKEVTNLVKGPPKSDEGYWAGKTSLRSWRQLALEQLEEDEEETKHSDGKTNGEGPEITATKEYGPENQDGEEEEMKTFNEDILCRHGGLSILESERRLVTEEVWSKLRVYFPKAPQFTQLQEPCQQCLRLEREGKENEALNRMMASEQKSSLLNLFQEKNRPTLTKWPQETDILYIVPLFFVDEWRRFIRRPAKTTPVSSVGNSLLLCPHRGFMFTFDSMLKGDAQHIALLWPDEWEVISRHFLVDQPISICRISEATPNGSNVEYTTQPELCRDCREGFIFQQQRDMREYAQATVYVRKVMDDKRLMKDAAPEMNVSGSEAEDEREEPVAKVDGERDPDFSQSEDGAKRQKLSDGTIGAASSPAPMASGGKSGIRRSTRHRKLRGEKALIVSANQTLKELKIQIMHAFSVAPFDQNLSIDGRCLTDDSATLGSLGVIPESVICLKADEPIADFAAMDDVYQVCMPEEGFKGTGLLGH; translated from the exons ATGGCGCCTCGCGTACAGCTTGAGAAAGCAGCCTGGCGCTGGGTCGAGTCGGTGAGACCAGAGGACATACAACGGGAACATATTGAGATAGCTTACCGAATCTGTGTACCGGCGTGCAAGAGGGGAGCATGCAG GAGGAATTGCAAAGGGAACCCAAATTGTCTTGTCGGTATTGGGGAACATGCCTGGTTGGGAGAGATCGACGAGAACACCTTCCACAATATTGACGATCCAAACTCGGAGCGTCGGGACAAG AACACGTTTGTGGGTCTGACAAACCTGGGCGCTACGTGTTACGTCAACACCTTTCTGCAGGTGTGGTTCCACAACCTGGAACTGCGCAGGACCCTGTACCTGTGTCAGAACGCCAGGGCAGAGGAGCACAACATGGACTCAG ACTACGAGCCTCGCAGCATATGTGAACACCTGCAGTACCTATTTGCACTGCTGCAGAACAGCAACAGAAGGTACATCGACCCATCAGGGCTGGTCAAGGCTCTGGGGCTGGACACAGGACAACAGCAG GACGCGCAAGAGTTTTCCAAGCTCTTCCTCTCGCTATTGGAGGACACCTTATCCAAACAGAAGAACCCAAACCTGCAGAATGTCATCCAGCAGCagttctgtggacagatgtcttacTTCACTGT GTGTAACCAGTGTGGTCGTGCTTCTCCTCTGCCGTCCCGATTCTACGAACTGGAGCTCAACATCCAGGGCCACAAGAACCTTACAGAATGTGTCACAGAGTTCCTCAAG GAGGAGAAGTTGGATGGTGACAACCGCTACTTCTGTGAGAGCTGCCAGAGCAAACAGAACGCCACTCGACGCATCAAACTGCACAGCCTCCCACGGGTACTCAACCTGCAGCTCATGCGTTTCGTTTTCGACAG ACAAACTGGTCACAAGAAGAAGCTCAACACCTTCATCAGTTTCCCAGAGCAGCTGGACATGGGCCCGTTTCTGGAGGAAAAAG ATGAGAAGTGTGTGTACGAGCTGAGTGCAGTCCTGATCCACCGCGGGGTCAGCGCCTACTCGGGTCACTACATCGCCCACGTGCGAGACGCCCGCACCAGCGACTGGTACAAGTTCAACGACGAGGAGATTGAGAAGATGGAGGGCAAGAAGCTACAGCTGGGCTTAGAGGAGGACATCG CCGAGACTGTGAAGTCCCAGACCCGTAAGCCCAAGTGCAGTAAAGGATACCACTGTTCCAGGAACGCCTACATGCTGGTGTACAAGAGCCAGGGAGAGGAGGACACTGACCCAATGGAGACCAACGTTGAGGTGCCAG GCTTTCTGGAGAGGCTGGTGGACCGAGACAACAGGAAGTTTGAGGAGTGGTGCCTGGAAATGGCCGACATGCGCAAGCAGAGCGTTGACAAGGGCAAGGCCAAGCACGAAGAGGTGAAGGAACTGTACGAGCTTTTACCAGCGGAAGATG gCCAAGAGTATGAGTTTGTGCCTCTGGAGTGGCTGAAGAAATGGTTGGATGACTCGACGGTCACCAAAGAAATCGACAACGGCAACTTCCTGTGTTCTCACGGTAAACTGCACCCCGACAAGGTGGGGGAGGCCAAGAGGATCTCCGTCAACGCAGCAGAGCTTCTCTTCAACAAATATGGAGGAGGACCCAGGCTAGATG GTTCAACTCTCTGTGAGGAATGTGTGGGGCAGAGATGCAGAGTGCTGCGGCTAAAGAACCAGCTGGCCGAGGATTACAAAGAAGTCACCAACCTTGTCAAGGGCCCGCCCAAAAG TGATGAGGGGTACTGGGCGGGCAAGACGTCTCTGCGGAGCTGGAGACAGCTGGCCTTGGAGCAgctggaggaggacgaggaggagaccAAACACAGCGATGGTAAAACCAACGGAGAGGGACCAGAGATCACTGCTACTAAAG AGTACGGCCCAGAGAACCAggatggagaagaggaggagatgaagaCCTTCAACGAGGACATCCTCTGTCGGCACGGCGGTCTGAGTATCCTGGAGAGCGAGCGGCGGCTGGTGACTGAGGAGGTGTGGTCCAAACTGAGGGTGTACTTCCCCAAAGCCCCCCAGTTCACCCAGCTACAGGAGCCCTGTCAGCAGTGCCTG AGGCTGGAGCGAGAGGGGAAAGAGAATGAGGCTCTGAACAGGATGATGGCATCAGAACAGAAGAGCTCCCTACTCAACCTGTTCCAGGAGAAGAACAGGCCCACACTCACCAAGTGGCCACAG GAGACAGATATTCTCTACATAGTTCCTCTGTTTTTTGTGGACGAGTGGAGAAGGTTCATCAG gaGGCCCGCTAAGACCACACCAGTGTCTAGCGTAGGGAACAGTTTGCTCCTATGTCCCCATAGAGGCTTCATGTTCACCTTCGACTCCATGTTGAAGGGAGACGCCCAACA TATAGCTCTTCTCTGGCCCGACGAATGGGAGGTGATCAGCAGACACTTCCTGGTTGATCAGCCAATCTCCATCTGCCGGATCAGCGAGGCCACGCCCAACGGCTCCAATGTGGAGTACACCACCCAGCCTG AGCTGTGTAGGGACTGCAGAGAAGGCTTCATTTTCCAGCAGCAGAGGGATATGAGAGAGTATGCACAAGCCACAGTCTACGTACGCAAGGTCATGGACGACAAGAGG TTAATGAAGGATGCAGCTCCTGAGATGAATGTGAGTGGGTCGGAGGcagaggatgagagggaggagcCTGTTGCTAAGGTGGATGGAGAGCGAGACCCTGACTTCAGCCAG TCAGAGGACGGGGCGAAGCGTCAGAAGCTGAGTGACGGCACCATCGGTGCTGCGTCAAGTCCCGCACCCATGGCCAGTGGTGGCAAATCGGGGATTAGGAGGAGCACGAGGCACAGGAAGCTCCGGGGAGAGAAAGCACTCATTGTCTCAGCCAATCAGACGCTCAAGGAGCTCAAAATACAG ATCATGCACGCCTTCTCCGTGGCCCCTTTTGATCAGAACCTATCGATTGACGGCCGGTGTCTAACGGACGACTCTGCCACCCTCGGCAGCCTAGGAGTCATCCCAGAGAGCGTCAtctgtctgaag GCTGATGAACCCATAGCAGATTTTGCCGCAATGGATGATGTTTATCAGG TGTGTATGCCTGAAGAAGGATTTAAAG GCACTGGGCTTCTTGGCCACTGA
- the LOC121575426 gene encoding ubiquitin carboxyl-terminal hydrolase 48 isoform X1 produces MAPRVQLEKAAWRWVESVRPEDIQREHIEIAYRICVPACKRGACRRNCKGNPNCLVGIGEHAWLGEIDENTFHNIDDPNSERRDKNTFVGLTNLGATCYVNTFLQVWFHNLELRRTLYLCQNARAEEHNMDSDYEPRSICEHLQYLFALLQNSNRRYIDPSGLVKALGLDTGQQQDAQEFSKLFLSLLEDTLSKQKNPNLQNVIQQQFCGQMSYFTVCNQCGRASPLPSRFYELELNIQGHKNLTECVTEFLKEEKLDGDNRYFCESCQSKQNATRRIKLHSLPRVLNLQLMRFVFDRQTGHKKKLNTFISFPEQLDMGPFLEEKEDEKCVYELSAVLIHRGVSAYSGHYIAHVRDARTSDWYKFNDEEIEKMEGKKLQLGLEEDIAETVKSQTRKPKCSKGYHCSRNAYMLVYKSQGEEDTDPMETNVEVPGFLERLVDRDNRKFEEWCLEMADMRKQSVDKGKAKHEEVKELYELLPAEDGQEYEFVPLEWLKKWLDDSTVTKEIDNGNFLCSHGKLHPDKVGEAKRISVNAAELLFNKYGGGPRLDGSTLCEECVGQRCRVLRLKNQLAEDYKEVTNLVKGPPKSDEGYWAGKTSLRSWRQLALEQLEEDEEETKHSDGKTNGEGPEITATKEYGPENQDGEEEEMKTFNEDILCRHGGLSILESERRLVTEEVWSKLRVYFPKAPQFTQLQEPCQQCLRLEREGKENEALNRMMASEQKSSLLNLFQEKNRPTLTKWPQETDILYIVPLFFVDEWRRFIRRPAKTTPVSSVGNSLLLCPHRGFMFTFDSMLKGDAQHIALLWPDEWEVISRHFLVDQPISICRISEATPNGSNVEYTTQPELCRDCREGFIFQQQRDMREYAQATVYVRKVMDDKRLMKDAAPEMNVSGSEAEDEREEPVAKVDGERDPDFSQSEDGAKRQKLSDGTIGAASSPAPMASGGKSGIRRSTRHRKLRGEKALIVSANQTLKELKIQIMHAFSVAPFDQNLSIDGRCLTDDSATLGSLGVIPESVICLKADEPIADFAAMDDVYQVCMPEEGFKGTGLLGH; encoded by the exons ATGGCGCCTCGCGTACAGCTTGAGAAAGCAGCCTGGCGCTGGGTCGAGTCGGTGAGACCAGAGGACATACAACGGGAACATATTGAGATAGCTTACCGAATCTGTGTACCGGCGTGCAAGAGGGGAGCATGCAG GAGGAATTGCAAAGGGAACCCAAATTGTCTTGTCGGTATTGGGGAACATGCCTGGTTGGGAGAGATCGACGAGAACACCTTCCACAATATTGACGATCCAAACTCGGAGCGTCGGGACAAG AACACGTTTGTGGGTCTGACAAACCTGGGCGCTACGTGTTACGTCAACACCTTTCTGCAGGTGTGGTTCCACAACCTGGAACTGCGCAGGACCCTGTACCTGTGTCAGAACGCCAGGGCAGAGGAGCACAACATGGACTCAG ACTACGAGCCTCGCAGCATATGTGAACACCTGCAGTACCTATTTGCACTGCTGCAGAACAGCAACAGAAGGTACATCGACCCATCAGGGCTGGTCAAGGCTCTGGGGCTGGACACAGGACAACAGCAG GACGCGCAAGAGTTTTCCAAGCTCTTCCTCTCGCTATTGGAGGACACCTTATCCAAACAGAAGAACCCAAACCTGCAGAATGTCATCCAGCAGCagttctgtggacagatgtcttacTTCACTGT GTGTAACCAGTGTGGTCGTGCTTCTCCTCTGCCGTCCCGATTCTACGAACTGGAGCTCAACATCCAGGGCCACAAGAACCTTACAGAATGTGTCACAGAGTTCCTCAAG GAGGAGAAGTTGGATGGTGACAACCGCTACTTCTGTGAGAGCTGCCAGAGCAAACAGAACGCCACTCGACGCATCAAACTGCACAGCCTCCCACGGGTACTCAACCTGCAGCTCATGCGTTTCGTTTTCGACAG ACAAACTGGTCACAAGAAGAAGCTCAACACCTTCATCAGTTTCCCAGAGCAGCTGGACATGGGCCCGTTTCTGGAGGAAAAAG AAGATGAGAAGTGTGTGTACGAGCTGAGTGCAGTCCTGATCCACCGCGGGGTCAGCGCCTACTCGGGTCACTACATCGCCCACGTGCGAGACGCCCGCACCAGCGACTGGTACAAGTTCAACGACGAGGAGATTGAGAAGATGGAGGGCAAGAAGCTACAGCTGGGCTTAGAGGAGGACATCG CCGAGACTGTGAAGTCCCAGACCCGTAAGCCCAAGTGCAGTAAAGGATACCACTGTTCCAGGAACGCCTACATGCTGGTGTACAAGAGCCAGGGAGAGGAGGACACTGACCCAATGGAGACCAACGTTGAGGTGCCAG GCTTTCTGGAGAGGCTGGTGGACCGAGACAACAGGAAGTTTGAGGAGTGGTGCCTGGAAATGGCCGACATGCGCAAGCAGAGCGTTGACAAGGGCAAGGCCAAGCACGAAGAGGTGAAGGAACTGTACGAGCTTTTACCAGCGGAAGATG gCCAAGAGTATGAGTTTGTGCCTCTGGAGTGGCTGAAGAAATGGTTGGATGACTCGACGGTCACCAAAGAAATCGACAACGGCAACTTCCTGTGTTCTCACGGTAAACTGCACCCCGACAAGGTGGGGGAGGCCAAGAGGATCTCCGTCAACGCAGCAGAGCTTCTCTTCAACAAATATGGAGGAGGACCCAGGCTAGATG GTTCAACTCTCTGTGAGGAATGTGTGGGGCAGAGATGCAGAGTGCTGCGGCTAAAGAACCAGCTGGCCGAGGATTACAAAGAAGTCACCAACCTTGTCAAGGGCCCGCCCAAAAG TGATGAGGGGTACTGGGCGGGCAAGACGTCTCTGCGGAGCTGGAGACAGCTGGCCTTGGAGCAgctggaggaggacgaggaggagaccAAACACAGCGATGGTAAAACCAACGGAGAGGGACCAGAGATCACTGCTACTAAAG AGTACGGCCCAGAGAACCAggatggagaagaggaggagatgaagaCCTTCAACGAGGACATCCTCTGTCGGCACGGCGGTCTGAGTATCCTGGAGAGCGAGCGGCGGCTGGTGACTGAGGAGGTGTGGTCCAAACTGAGGGTGTACTTCCCCAAAGCCCCCCAGTTCACCCAGCTACAGGAGCCCTGTCAGCAGTGCCTG AGGCTGGAGCGAGAGGGGAAAGAGAATGAGGCTCTGAACAGGATGATGGCATCAGAACAGAAGAGCTCCCTACTCAACCTGTTCCAGGAGAAGAACAGGCCCACACTCACCAAGTGGCCACAG GAGACAGATATTCTCTACATAGTTCCTCTGTTTTTTGTGGACGAGTGGAGAAGGTTCATCAG gaGGCCCGCTAAGACCACACCAGTGTCTAGCGTAGGGAACAGTTTGCTCCTATGTCCCCATAGAGGCTTCATGTTCACCTTCGACTCCATGTTGAAGGGAGACGCCCAACA TATAGCTCTTCTCTGGCCCGACGAATGGGAGGTGATCAGCAGACACTTCCTGGTTGATCAGCCAATCTCCATCTGCCGGATCAGCGAGGCCACGCCCAACGGCTCCAATGTGGAGTACACCACCCAGCCTG AGCTGTGTAGGGACTGCAGAGAAGGCTTCATTTTCCAGCAGCAGAGGGATATGAGAGAGTATGCACAAGCCACAGTCTACGTACGCAAGGTCATGGACGACAAGAGG TTAATGAAGGATGCAGCTCCTGAGATGAATGTGAGTGGGTCGGAGGcagaggatgagagggaggagcCTGTTGCTAAGGTGGATGGAGAGCGAGACCCTGACTTCAGCCAG TCAGAGGACGGGGCGAAGCGTCAGAAGCTGAGTGACGGCACCATCGGTGCTGCGTCAAGTCCCGCACCCATGGCCAGTGGTGGCAAATCGGGGATTAGGAGGAGCACGAGGCACAGGAAGCTCCGGGGAGAGAAAGCACTCATTGTCTCAGCCAATCAGACGCTCAAGGAGCTCAAAATACAG ATCATGCACGCCTTCTCCGTGGCCCCTTTTGATCAGAACCTATCGATTGACGGCCGGTGTCTAACGGACGACTCTGCCACCCTCGGCAGCCTAGGAGTCATCCCAGAGAGCGTCAtctgtctgaag GCTGATGAACCCATAGCAGATTTTGCCGCAATGGATGATGTTTATCAGG TGTGTATGCCTGAAGAAGGATTTAAAG GCACTGGGCTTCTTGGCCACTGA